The Neodiprion fabricii isolate iyNeoFabr1 chromosome 4, iyNeoFabr1.1, whole genome shotgun sequence genome window below encodes:
- the LOC124181293 gene encoding voltage-dependent T-type calcium channel subunit alpha-1G-like isoform X2 gives MSVHHYPQGYRYRSAAKGSCVNESVGQDNSDSDVAELSDLEDGEDEDEDEDDEDDEDDEDEDGEDEDDEGNNLPYPGFAPIALRYLDQTTRPRNWCLALITNPWFERISMMVILLNCITLGMYQPCVDDECVTNRCKILQMFDDIIFAFFSLEMTIKIVAMGIYGKGTYLADSWNRLDFFIVAAGALEYCLNVENMSLSAIRTIRVLRPLRAINRIPSMRILVMLLLDTLPMLGNVLLLCFFVFFIFGIVGVQLWEGILRQRCFLRALPNVKYPDNLSKYFEYQDQDYICSRPDESGMHSCSNLPPHKIGDLICNNTALPNSNITFISNDSCVNWNFYYTECKGQGNNPFQGTISFDNIGLAWVAIFLVISLEGWTDIMYYVQDAHSFWDWIYFVLLIVIGSFFMINLCLVVIATQFSETKKRELERMRLERARFHSTSTLASSINTSEPTTCYAEIVKYIAHLWRRSKRRLMKKYRLYLYTRQQKREQKLLREQSPSLSRTVAIQMNRSSDKRQHHRRCPYHRPLAEDEEQNGGELAVTSSVRVVLDQSGSLMLAPHASPETSEVEISAIPCHPSLHHPPLSLSTPGDSNIVPTETHNTLASPILPNFRRRSSVMFNDVVLLHGGSANTLPGSTAVGERNICSSEKMTQTGDGNVWSTPQSTLQIQTDLEQNEAMTCQELLALSGALSAALPTGQLALDSFLNSLTKGISDRRIVLTDPTQWLNPDADNCSCCEVQNDQPWAEDNDKWQKSQTRKVLKATGSCCVCVIRCIQRWVKKLVVNKYFQQGILVAILINTLSMGIEYHNQPEELTIIVEISNIVFSAVFAVEMLLKMIAEGPFGYISNGFNVFDGVVVVLSVIELCQTYYGEREGNSGLSVLRTFRLLRILKLVRFLPNLRRQLFVMLRTMDNVAIFFSLLILFIFIFSILGMYLFGGKFCMWVDRSRPCTCIEVVSHDPKCRCDRKHFNDILWATVTVFQILTQEDWNVVLFNGMQKTSHWAALYFVALMTFGNYVLFNLLVAILVEGFSSERNERREREQREMARLAAKEAGISSDGDSSRVSQSHSVSDSDTYTQDQKNSWQSVEELRKYKDNCSKDKQNTIWRHPINEPKCNIQKESKMMGIQPPVITHTAATPQDSPNTTLDTGYREFNCRSTNPSLSIESIDRSASQCSIPGLLKPMDNKFATNNLVPNQLSRRISLVAVINPSPTRDSNPSNQRIQRGYSWRLSRPSLRRKKSQCDDDSRQTIVLNNGRNTMRSNSINYGDYTNCNGGYLYGSIRNDTHCDTPNNRNHIANNRSISPNNSTKSRSSSIAHYTTSNMRWIGDLSRQNSLSSYDQMHVQKTPLDDNALNSAARTINNLSIEARPLPQIKQLSEEMDSQLDEQAAQSNGNGSISSVEKIKKIFMFFEPKGCLKERDDFSLYLFAPHNRFRELCHWFVGQKWFDNMVLLFIGLNCITLAMERPNIPPNSGERIFLSSANYVFTAVFAAEMFVKVVASGMLYGYDAYFTSGWNIMDGSLVIISIVDLLMSLISESSPKIFGILRVFRLLRSLRPLRVINRAPGLKLVVQTLLSSLRPIGNIVLICCTFFMIFGILGVQLFKGAFYYCEGPDLKNVRNKTDCLADKRNQWVNRKYNFDDLGKALMSLFVLSSRDGWVNIMYTGLDAVGVDQQPVENFSEWRLLYFIAFILLVGFFVLNMFVGVVVENFHRCREEQEKEERVRRAAKRALQMEKKRRKMHEPPYYTNYSKSRLFVHNVVTSKYFDLAIAAVIGLNVVTMAMEFYMMPKALTYALKIFNYFFTAVFILESFMKLLALGLHLYLKDKWNQLDVGIVILSIVGIVLEEVESKIIPINPTIIRVMRVLRIARVLKLLKMAKGIRALLDTVMQALPQVGNLGLLFFLLFFIFAALGVELFGRLECSDDIPCQGLGEHAHFSNFGMAFLTLFRVATGDNWNGIMKDTLRDDCDDATDCVKNCCVSTIIAPIFFVIFVLMAQFVLVNVVVAVLMKHLEESHKQMEDELDMETQLERELAAEQEELLDEEDINDESLNTRPGLSKVRSLPANFTYNPPTEKDSNKDDLSITFNERRGSSCRSNKPFKYRMKRRQTFHTHQRSSLFPIVSTPIHFEVAEVIKPASNLSVPRIISQNHILNFGSTKYLHPPAVSDVAEDKCYLTVNSASHESSQRRPPIKSSSGDTNAHLIPKCSSYLLRNSEHLSKHRKSNDSQSSLDASLSCKLPNLLAPNAYGNNLVKNKGEPGTKEEKLPLDHDLDVQSVINERRPSKLKCSNVSGKGGFVSKTNSFNHIYAREEIENKAVSNVEHDIRIYVDDTDSQSSERDKVTNGEEGRDCRKRSLGAMSNISLINKSDTDVVSSSKEDLKNSQTNNSP, from the exons ATGTCGGTGCACCATTACCCTCAAGGGTATCGATATCGTTCCGCCGCAAAAGGCAGCTGTGTCAACGAGAGCGTTGGTCAGGATAATTCGGACAGTGACGTTGCCGAGTTGAGTGATCTCGAGGATggggaggacgaggacgaggacgaggacgacgaggacgacgaggacgacgaggacgaggatggcgaggacgaggacgacgagggGAATAATCTACCGTATCCAGGATTCGCTCCGATCGCCTTACGTTATCTGGACCAAACGACACGCCCGCGCAATTGGTGTCTAGCTCTCATCACGAATCC atgGTTTGAAAGAATAAGCATGATGGTGATCCTTCTAAATTGCATCACTTTGGGGATGTACCAGCCTTGCGTCGACGATGAGTGTGTTACGAATCGCTGCAAAATATTACAA ATGTTTGACGATATCATCTTCGCTTTCTTTTCGTTAGAAATGACGATCAAAATTGTTGCAATGGGGATTTACGGCAAGGGAACTTACTTGGCGGATTCGTGGAACAGATTAGACTTCTTTATAGTAGCAGCTGG AGCCTTAGAATACTGTTTGAACGTTGAAAATATGAGTCTATCCGCAATAAGGACCATAAGGGTACTGAGACCATTGCGTGCGATCAACAGGATACCCA gTATGAGGATACTTGTTATGCTGCTGTTGGACACGCTACCGATGCTCGGAAACGTTCTTCTTCTATgcttttttgtgtttttcatATTTGGTATTGTAGGCGTTCAATTGTGGGAAGGAATCCTGAGACAACGATGTTTTCTCAGAGCTCTTCCCAATGTTAAATACCCTGA CAACTTATCCAAATACTTTGAATATCAAGATCAGGATTACATATGTTCACGTCCAGATGAAAGTGGTATGCACTCGTGCAGCAATCTTCCACCGCATAAAATTG GGGACCTGATATGCAATAACACAGCCTTACCAAACAGTAATATTACATTTATAAGTAATGATTCTTGTGTGAATTGGAATTTCTATTACACAGAGTGCAAAGGGCAAGGTAACAATCCTTTTCAAGGTACCATATCTTTTGACAACATCGGACTCGCCTGGGTTGCAATTTTTCTC gtaATCAGCCTGGAGGGTTGGACAGACATAATGTATTATGTACAAGATGCACATTCGTTTTGGGATTGGATATACTTTGTCCTACTGATTGTC ATCGGATCATTTTTTATGATCAACCTCTGCTTAGTCGTAATTGCGACACAATTttcggaaacaaaaaaaagagaactgGAACGTATGAGACTCGAACGTGCCCGCTTTCACTCTACCAGCACACTAGCTTCTTCAATAAATACTTCTGAACCGACTACATGCTATGCAGAGATTGTAAA ATACATTGCCCATTTGTGGCGTAGAAGTAAACGTAGATTAATGAAGAAATATCGACTTTACTTGTATACTAGACAACAGAAACGGGAACAGAAGCTACTGAGGGAGCAAAGCCCGAGTCTCTCGCGCACAGTAGCCATTCAAATGAACAGATCATCTG ATAAGAGACAACATCACAGACGATGTCCGTATCACAGACCACTGGCTGAAGATGAAGAACAAAATGGTGGTGAATTAGCAGTGACTAGCAGTGTCAGAGTTGTTCTAGATCAAAGTGGTAGTTTAATGCTGGCACCTCATGCGAGTCCAGAAACCTCCGAAGTAGAAATTTCTGCAATTCCCTGCCACCCGAGTCTTCATCATCCTCCTTTATCTTTATCAACTCCTGGTGATAGCAACATTGTTCCAACGGAG ACTCACAACACTCTCGCCAGTCCGATATTACCAAACTTCAGGCGACGAAGTAGCGTCATGTTCAACGATGTTGTACTGCTTCATGGCGGCAGCGCTAATACATTGCCAGGCTCTACAGCCGTGGGAGAACGAAATATATGTTCGAGCGAAAAAATGACACAGACGGGAGATGGAAATGTTTGGTCAACACCGCAGTCAACTTTGCAA ATACAAACTGACTTGGAACAAAACGAAGCGATGACCTGCCAAGAACTACTTGCTCTTAGCGGTGCTCTCAGCGCTGCTCTTCCAACCGGTCAATTAGCTCTGGACTCTTTTCTAAATTCATTAACCAAAG GTATATCGGACCGACGTATAGTATTGACCGATCCGACGCAATGGCTAAACCCTGATGCAGACAACTGTTCTTGTTGCGAAGTACAAAATGATCAACCTTGGGCAGAAGATAATGATAAATGGCAAAAGTCACAGACTAGAAAAGTCCTCAAAGCAACAGGGAGTTGCTGCGTTTGTGTGATTCGATGCATTCAGCGCTGGGTCAAGAAACTTGTGGTGAACAAGTATTTTCAACAGGGTATTCTTGTGGCTATTTTGATAAATACCCTCAGTATGGGCATTGAATACCATAATCAG CCAGAGGAATTGACGATAATTGTGGAAATAAGTAACATAGTATTTTCTGCTGTTTTTGCCGTTGAAATGCTGTTAAAAATGATAGCAGAAGGACCTTTCGGATATATCAGTAACGGATTTAATGTATTTGATGGTGTCGTTGTTGTACTAAG TGTTATAGAGCTCTGTCAAACCTATTATGGGGAGCGCGAAGGAAACTCCGGCTTGAGTGTCCTTCGCACATTCCGCCTCCTGCGCATTTTGAAGCTTGTGCGCTTCTTGCCCAATCTTCGCCGGCAGCTGTTCGTCATGCTCAGGACGATGGATAACgttgcgatatttttttcccttttaaTCCTTTTCATCTTTATATTCAG CATCCTAGGGATGTACCTGTTCGGGGGTAAGTTTTGCATGTGGGTGGACCGGAGTCGGCCCTGCACCTGTATCGAAGTGGTCTCGCACGACCCAAAGTGTCGCTGTGATCGCAAACACTTCAACGACATCCTCTGGGCCACTGTTACCGTTTTCCAG ATACTTACCCAAGAAGATTGGAACGTAGTGTTGTTCAACGGAATGCAGAAAACCTCTCACTGGGCAGCATTGTACTTTGTAGCGTTGATGACATTTGGTAACTACGTTCTGTTTAATCTGTTGGTCGCGATTCTGGTGGAAGGCTTTTCTTCCgag AGAAATGAACGGCGGGAGAGAGAACAACGAGAAATGGCACGGCTGGCTGCAAAGGAAGCTGGAATCAGCAGTGACGGAGATTCATCGAGGGTTTCTCAATCACATTCAGTATCTGACAGTGATACCTACACACAG gaTCAAAAGAACTCTTGGCAAAGTGTAGAGGAATTACGAAAGTACAAAGACAACTGTAGCAAGGACAAGCAGAATACGATATGGAGACATCCGATAAATGAGCCTAAATGTAATATccaaaaagaaagtaaaatgatgggcATACAGCCGCCTGTAATTACCCATACAGCTGCTACTCCTCAAGACTCTCCTAATACAACGCTAGATACTGGATACAGAGAGTTTAATTGCCGCTCTACGAATCCAAGTCTTTCAATTGAATCAATCGATCGATCTGCT AGTCAATGCAGTATACCTGGCTTACTTAAGCCAATGGATAACAAATTTGCTACTAACAATCTGGTTCCAAATCAACTTTCAAGGCGGATCAGTCTTGTGGCCGTTATTAATCCGTCGCCGACTCGGGATTCGAATCCAAG CAATCAACGAATACAAAGAGGGTATTCTTGGCGATTGTCTCGACCATCCCTGAGACGTAAGAAAAGTCAGTGCGACGACGATAGTCGACAGACTATTGTTCTTAATAACGGACGTAACACCATGCGATCAAATTCTAT AAATTATGGAGACTATACTAATTGCAATGGAGGCTACCTTTATGGGTCGATAAGAAATGATACGCACTGCGATACACCAAACAATCGGAACCATATTGCTAACAATCGCAGTATTAGTCCAAATAATTCTACCAAAAGTCGTAGCTCTTCGATTGCGCATTATACAACTTCAAAT ATGAGGTGGATCGGCGATTTATCTCGCCAGAATTCATTGAGCAGTTATGACCAGATGCATGTTCAGAAAACGCCGTTAGATGACAATGCATTAAATTCAGCTGCTAGAACCATAAACAATTTATCCATCGAAGCTAGACCTTTACCACAGATCAAACAACTTTCCGAAGAAATGGACTCTCAACTCGACGAACAAGCTGCACAATCTAATGGCAATGGCAGCATATCTAgtgttgagaaaataaaaaaaatattcatgttcTTTGAACCGAAGGGATGTCTGAAAGAAAGAGACGATTTCTCTTTATATCTTTTCGCACCACATAATAG GTTTCGAGAGCTCTGCCACTGGTTTGTAGGACAGAAATGGTTCGATAACATGGTCCTCCTTTTCATAGGATTAAATTGTATAACATTAGCAATGGAAAGACCAAATATACCTCCCAACAGTGGCGAGCGGATCTTTTTATCTTCGGCCAATTACGTTTTTACAGCTGTCTTTGCAGCAGAGATGTTTGTGAAG GTCGTAGCATCTGGTATGCTGTATGGATATGATGCTTACTTCACATCGGGCTGGAATATCATGGATGGTTCACTGGTTATAATATCCATAGTAGATCTACTAATGTCTTTGATATCTGAAAGCAGTCCGAAGATCTTTGGCATTTTGAGG GTATTTCGATTACTGAGATCCTTGAGGCCTCTCCGAGTAATAAATCGAGCTCCAGGATTAAAATTAGTAGTTCAAACGTTATTATCATCGTTGAGACCTATCGGAAACATCGTGCTAATATGCTGCACGTTCTTCATGATATTTGGTATATTAGGCGTACAACTCTTCAAGGGCGCATTTTACTATTGTGAAGGaccagatttgaaaaatgttcgcAATAAGACAGATTGTCTAGCCGACAAACGAAACCAATGGGTCAATCGTAAATACAATTTCGATGATCTCGGAAAAGCGCTAATGTCACTTTTCGTATTATCTTCCCGTGATGGATGGgttaatataatgtataccgGCCTGGATGCCGTTGGTGTTGATCAACAA CCTGTAGAGAACTTTTCTGAATGGAGGTTACTCTACTTCattgcatttattttattagttGGTTTCTTTGTGCTGAATATGTTCGTTGGGGTAGTCGTTGAGAATTTTCACAGATGTCGGGaggaacaagaaaaagaagagcgTGTTAGGAGAGCTGCGAAGAGAGCTCTTCAAATGGAGAAGAAAAGACGCA aaatgCACGAGCCTCCATATTAcacaaattattcaaagtcTCGACTATTCGTTCACAACGTTGTCACTTCAAAGTATTTCGATTTGGCGATAGCAGCTGTAATTGGTCTTAATGTCGTAACTATGGCAATGGAATTCTATATGATGCCCAAAGCTCTGACTTACGccttgaaaatattcaactacTTCTTCACCGCCGTTTTCATCCTCGAATCATTCATGAAACTCTTAGCTCTCGGACTGCACTTGTATTTGAAAGACAA GTGGAATCAGCTGGATGTTGGGATAGTCATACTGTCGATAGTCGGAATAGTTCTTGAAGAAGTGGAGTCCAAAATAATACCGATAAATCCAACTATAATTCGTGTGATGCGAGTACTGCGAATTGCAAGAG TTCTGAAACTTCTTAAAATGGCAAAGGGTATCCGTGCCCTCCTGGACACAGTTATGCAAGCATTGCCCCAAGTCGGAAATCTAggcttactttttttccttctgtttttcatatttgcaGCATTGGGAGTTGAGCTTTTTGGTCGATTAG AATGCAGTGATGACATACCTTGCCAAGGATTGGGCGAACACGCCCACTTCAGCAATTTCGGAATGGCTTTTCTTACTCTCTTCAGGGTAGCAACTGGCGACAATTGGAATGGCATTATGAAAGACACTCTTAGGGATGATTGCGACGATGCAACAGATTGCGTTAAGAATTGTTGCGTCAGCACAATTATTGCACcaatatttttcgttatttttgttCTCATGGCACAGTTCGTTCTTGTAAATGTCGTTGTTGCTGTATTAATGAAGCATTTAGAAGAGAGTCACAAACAG ATGGAAGATGAGCTCGATATGGAAACTCAACTAGAAAGAGAATTAGCTGCCGAGCAAGAAGAGCTATTGGACGAGGAAGACATAAACGATGAAAGTTTGAATACCAGGCCAGGGTTATCTAAAGTTCGCTCACTGCCTGCTAATTTCACGTACAACCCGCCCACTGAAAAGGACAGTAATAAAGACG ACTTATCGATAACTTTCAATGAACGAAGAGGATCAAGCTGTCGCTCCAACAAACCATTTAAGTATAGAATGAAACGCAGGCAGACGTTCCATACCCATCAGCGAAGTTCACTATTCCCAATCGTGTCCACGCCAATACATTTTGAGGTCGCCGAGGTGATAAAGCCTGCGAGCAATCTCAGCGTCCCACGCATCATATCACAGAATCATATTTTAAACTTTGGTAGCACAAAGTACCTTCATCCACCCGCTGTATCTGATGTGGCTGAAGACAAGTGCTACCTTACAGTTAATAGTGCATCGCACGAATCCTCCCAGAGGAGGCCACCTATCAAATCTAGTTCCGGAGACACAAATGCTCATCTCATACCTAAGTGTTCTAGTTACCTTTTACGTAATAGCGAGCATCTTTCGAAGCACAGAAAATCGAATGATTCGCAATCTTCTCTAGATGCAAGTCTAAGCTGCAAGTTGCCAAATCTGTTAGCACCAAACGCGTATGGTAATAATTTAGTAAAAAATAAGGGAGAACCGGGTACGAAAGAGGAAAAACTGCCTCTGGATCACGATTTGGATGTACAGTCTGTAATAAATGAGAGGAGGCCGTCCAAATTGAAATGTAGTAATGTGAGTGGTAAAGGAGGGTTTGTATCAAAGACCAACAGTTTCAATCACATTTATGCGAGGGAAGAGATCGAGAACAAAGCTGTTTCCAATGTCGAACACGATATTAGGATTTACGTTGACGATACCGATTCACAAAGCAGCGAAAGGGATAAAGTGACGAATGGGGAAGAGGGCAGAGATTGTAGAAAAAGATCGTTAGGAGCAATGTCGAATATTTCTCTGATAAACAAAAGTGATACAGACGTTGTTTCAAGCTCCAAAGaagatctgaaaaattcacagacCAATAATAGTCCATAA